agatgcccttcaatagatgaatggataaaaaaaatgtggcatttatacacaatggagtattactctgcattaaaaaatgacaaaatcatagaatttggagggaaatggatggcattagagcagattatgctaagtgaagctagtcaatctttaaaaaacaaataccaaatgactcctttgatataaggggaggaaacaaggacagggtagggacgaagagcttgagaccaagatttacattaacagggttgagaggtgggagggaaaggaagtgagaagggaaatcgcatggtaatggaaggcgatcctcagggttatacaaaattacatataagaggaaaggaggggtaagacaagataatacaaatggaagaaatgatttacagtagaaggggtagagagagaaaaggggaggggaggggaggggggatagtagagaataggacagacagcagaatacatcagacactagaaaggcaatatgtcaatcaatggaagggtaactgatgtgatacagcaatctgtatacggggtaaaattgggagttcataacccacttgaatcaaaccgtgtaatatgatgtattaagaactatgtaatgttttgaatgaccaacaataaaaaaaaataaacgaataaataaagatattgtgtccatctatattttaaaaaaataactgggtGATACAGAGTTGGAAGAGTTGTGGCTACAATTTTGACCAGCGCTTAGCAATTGACAAGACAATTCAGTTATTTCATGCACAGCATTTTAAGATTACAATCATGACTAATGCCAGGACCATCAGACTTCTAAAGATTatataataagggctgggggtatagctcagaggcaaagcgcttgccttgcacatgtgaggcactgggtttgagcctcagcatcacataaaaataaacaaatataataaagatatgctgtctatctacaactgcaaaaaaacttaaaaaagattatataagAGCTTTAGAATATTGACATAAAATTAATACcataattttttcagttttcagttttcctagcaatCAGAAACCTAATaaagacgggggggggggggggggacatccATAGTTATCttgataaaaaaacaaattttgtttccTAGGCCAGTTCTTGTAAAATTTTACTAAGAGCAGCTCAAAACTTAAGAAAACTTACTGCTTTAAACAGGGATTTTTATGAGAGCTTGATAGTTATGCACAATAGTTGGCAAACTCACACGCGCCTGGAATTTGGTTGCAGCTCTTGATTCTCCTTTCCCCTCATCTTTTCACCCCTCcccattcttcttcctcctctctgccaGGCTTCCTTTTTTTACATTTGCCTGGTCCTTTTTACTTACGCCAAAGGTGACATTCCCTGTGGTACATTTACATATGCACATAacgtgatttttaaaatacatctgcATCGCTTCCTCTTCCTGTATCTTCACTCTGCTTCTAGATCTCCTTCTGCATTACGATCTTTCCATTATGATaccctcttcttcccttcccctttcttttattttactctagcttctgcatataacGGAAAACCTTCGAcctttgaatttctgagtttggctgttttcacttagaatgatgttctcCACTTAGTGGCAGATGCCAtgatttgattcttctttattactgagtaaaattccattgtgtatgtatgccacagtttcttaatccattcatctattggtgaACACCTGGGTTGATTCCgtaatttagctactgtgaattgtgctcctgtaaacattgaggtggctgaaTTGCTGTatgatgctgattttaagtcttttggggaAAAACCTAAGGAGTAGGGTAATTAgttcatgtggtggttccatccctagttttttttttttttttttttttaaagagagagtgagagagagagagagagaatttttaacatttattttttagttctcggcggacacaacatctttgttggtatgtggtgctgaggatcgaacccgggccgcacgcatgccaggcgagcgcgctaccgctgagccacatctccagcccccatccctagttttttgaggaatctccatacaacTTTCCGTTGTGTGGTTAAACTAGTCTTTAGTCCCACCAGTAAAGTTCaggtgtaccttttcccccacatccttaccagcatttattttttgcttcGTTTCCTTCcttaaatttgcattttgaaacagattcatacaaaatttctgaatttgtGCTCTCCTTTAGCTTTCCCACCCCATTCAGCCTGCGAGTCTCAGTCTCAGTGCCACCTTAAGAAGACTTCCCTATTGAttgatcactttttttaaaaaaaaaattttttttagatgtatggacctttattttattcatttatttatatatggtgctgagaatcgaacccagtgcctcacacaggctaggcaagcactcaaccattgagccaccgCCTCAGCCCCTTGATTGATCACTTTTGAAAAGTAGATATgtatgctctgtgtgtgtgtgtgccatgtatatgtgtgctgtgtgtgcgtgagtgtgtgtgtgcatctgcgTGCCGTGTGTgcgtatgtacatgtgtgtgcagtgtgtgtgcCATGTGCTTGAGTGGgtgcatgtgcatgtatatagtgctgtgtgcgtgcatgtgctatgtgtgtatgtgtgtgcgtgtgtgtgtgagagagagagaatcagaagaggagggacagcttggttcttgttttctgtttgggAGCCTGCAGTATTATTTCCTACACACTTAAACTTGGTAGGATAGGTCTCGATGGGGTTTGTTGTCGTTTGTTTTGCTTGAAATGTAGACCCTTCCTTGCCTCTAGAGACGGTTGTCTTTTTGTAGTTCAGGaaggttttatttttgaacttatAATGTAGTTTTAGTTTCTTCAAccaaaatgttattattatagTGTtgaattttaattctcttttttgtgtattatctcttttttgttttttgccattctcttttcttcccacatATTTCGTTTTAAATTGAATACTGGGAAAGCACTTTAATTGTATTTCCATGTCATGGAAGTTTTCTTTGTAGACATTTCAGTGCTTATCTTAATTAATGCTTCCTCCTTTGCAGTTTTTTCTTAATTAAGCCAGTCTTTTAAACTCCACCTATTTGTGGTTCTTTGTTGAAGCTTTATGCTTGGCATAATAATATGTGCATGGACATCTCTCAGATGGTTTGAATACTTGCATAAACAAAAACCAGATCTTGGTTGATGTGTGCTACTGAGAgtgttaaaatgtttttctattaatgtgttctttttttaaaagacagctaTATTGAGATGCAGGTTTATATACCACAAAACTCATCCATTGTGAGAGTACAGTTCcatgatttttaggtttcatagAGTTGTGTAACTGTGATAATATCCTGCTTTTAGAATATTCCAGTTCTTACAAAGTGTCCCTTTGTGCCTGTTTGCAGTTAAGTCCTTGCTTCTGCACTCTGTCTGTAAATCTGCCTCGTGTGGATGTTTGTATAGATGCATGCAAAGTGACTGCTCATGTACACACAGATACAGTTTTTGCAGTTGTTTATATGTAAACAGCTGTTAAGTAAGGTGTGtaatggacacacacacatacacacactgtgTGATTGCTTTCATCTCCGTGTGTGGCTTTCTGGGGTCGCCTGCTTTCCATGTGGCTCCGTGGGCTTGAACCAATTTATCGaacatttgctgaaaatttaTAATGCTGTGAGGCTAAAAAAATACTATCACGAAATATTTCCCCCAAGCTCTGTGATGAATCCAACAGCACTGGATTCCAAATTAAATTGTTAAAACTGTGACACTGGTGTGGGGTCCAGAAGCtgcattttaaagaattatattactttaattttttttgttgttgttgccaatggaccattatttatttatttgtatttatgtggtgctgaggatcaaacccagtgcgtcacacatgctaggcaagtgctctgccactgagccacaaacccaccCCAGAAGCTgcagtttttaaaggaaataagaatggATGTGGACCCGAGCATCTCCAGCAGCCAGGCTTTGGTCCCCTGTCAGTAGCAGCGTGTGGGGCAGGAGCAGCCATGCACATGGCCCTGGTTTGTGCTTCGGCAGCGTCCTGTCTCCCTTGATGTCCACACGCAGGCTTGGGTTGACCCACCTGCCCTGACCGTGGCTGAGCCTCAGCCTGCCACAGTGCCACCCTCTTGCTCACCGACCACCTGGTCCACCACTTATGTGACGGTGCACCTGAGCATGTGTGTTACTTACCACTCCGAATGCGGCACCCACTCTAGCAGTAAAGCGGCCGCTCCTCCTGGCTTGCCTTGCCTGCCCTGCTCTGCAGAGCCTCTTGTGTCTACTGAGCAGCAAGGAGCTTTACCCAGCATTCTCAGTTCAAACATAAATGTTTTTTAGGTTGTTGTACCCTTTGATTGATTTCCAGAGcaccaaatattttgttttttgtttgtggggatttttttgtttttgttttgtttctggataAGTCTCATCCAGCTTTTCCCTTGGTTTGGGTAGAAGAATTGCTGGAAGTGCTCCCCTCAGAGTGTATTCTTTTTCTAGTGTAGTCATTTCCCCAGTTACACttactgtattagtcagggtCAGAGAAGTAGAACTAAGAAAATCTGTGGGGGGATGCAGACACGGACAGAATagatggttttttgtttgtttgttttaggtattttgtttttatttataggtggacacaatatctttattttttgtgtgtgtgtggtgctgaggattgaacccagtacctcatgcatgataggcaagtgctctacctctgcgccacatccccagcccagaagagaTGGATTTTAAGGAATCTGCTGATGCTGTCATGGGGCTGGCAGGTCTGCAATCCACAGGGCAGTCTGATAGGTATAGCAGTCTGGAAGCTCCGGCAGTGGTTCTGTGCTGTTTGGggattttctacttttttggaaaaatttgtCTCTTAAAGCCTTTAACAGTTAAGGCCTTCCTGTGTTGTGGAGAGTGACCTACTTGACTCAGAATCTGTCAATTTAAATGTTAGTCACATCTGAAAATTCTTCCAACAACATTTGTGTTGGTGTTTGACCAAACAGATGCTCACCGTGGCCTGGCCAGGTTGACACGTGGAACTAACATCATGCTGTCCTCTGAAGATGCAGGTCCTTGTCTTAGTGCGAGTGTGGTCTGATTGCTGTCTGCTTCTCAGGGTGGACCCTTGCTCCCACTGGACTGGCAGTTCCAGCTGTGTACATATTTGACCGCGAGGCACCTGCAGCTTTGGAGTGCCCTGCGTCCAAacctcccctcttcctccaggGCTCAGTCACAGGCCTGTGTGCCAGCAAGCATGTGAACACTAGCTCTCCTTAAGGGGTTGTGTCCTGTCAAGCCCTCGGGATCTGCCTGGAGTTCCTCAGCCTGCACAGCCTTTTCAGTTGGCCTGTGTGCCCCTTTTCCTATTGCTGCCTTATCCCTCTGCATTTCTTTGAGTGCTGATCACATTTTATTGTCACTGTTTGCGTATCTGTTTGAAGACTTTGTCTTCTGAGAGCAAAGCTCCTACACTGCCCTCCTTCTCACGGTCTGTCCTGGTCAGACGTGAACTTCTGGTTTGCATTGCCTGAATGAACACTGAATCTCTGCTGAGGATTTGGAAGCTACATTCATACTTCTTTTGTAGTAGTTTCTCATCATACTGGAATGTGGAGATGGTGATTATTTGGGGATGAAGCAAACCTGAGTGCAGGTGGTCAGCCTTGGGTCAGATGCCAGGCATGCTTGGGTGTCTTCAATACTTGCTTGACTCCTTGGTgcagatgcttttattttttctcccatcCAATGCCTGCTATGTAGGCGTTCTGAAGCAGAATTTACTGCTGGCATGTCAGACCTGTTCCATTAAGAAAAGCTGTttctgataatttatttattcacccatGTTGTTTTGAGGATCAAaaaagggcctcatgcatgctgggcaagtgctggaCCACTGAGTGAAGCCCAGCGAGGAGTTCCTGCTCACTTTTGTGTTTACTGTGTTCTGAGAATGCCAGGGCTGCTTCGGCTTCTTCACACCTAGAACTCAGTGGTTGGTAGCTGGAGACTGTTTGTAAACAATCAAATAATGTGAtgataaataaactttttccttgTCTTACCAGATATTAATCATCTTTCTGAAGTACAATCTCCATGGCCTGaactttttttgaaaatcattttgagCAAAGTATTTGTTTAATAACAAGATAACCACATCAAGATGGTTGGAAAACTGAAGCAGAATTTACTATTGGCGTGCCTGGTGATCAGTTCTGTGACAGTATTTTACTTGGGCCAGCATGCCATGGAATGCCACCACCGAATAGAGGAACGTAGCCAGCCAGCCAAATTGGAGAGCACAAAAGCCACCGTGCGAACCAGCCTGGACCCTAAAGCCAATAAAACCTTTGCCTATCACAAAGATATGCCTTTGATATTCATTGGTGGTGTGCCTCGGAGTGGGACCACACTCATGAGGGCCATGCTGGACGCACACCCTGACATTCGCTGTGGAGAGGAGACCAGGGTCATTCCTCGGATCTTGGCCCTGAAGCAGATGTGGTCGCGGTCCAGTAAAGAGAAGATCCGCTTGGACGAAGCTGGTGTCACTGATGAAGTGCTGGACTCTGCCATGCAAGCCTTCTTACTAGAAATCATCGTGAAGCATGGGGAGCCAGCTCCGTACTTATGTAACAAAGATCCCTTTGCCCTGAAATCCTTAACTTACCTTGCCAGGTTGTTCCCCAATGCCAAATTTCTCCTGATGGTTCGAGATGGCCGGGCATCAGTGCATTCAATGATTTCTCGGAAAGTTACTATAGCTGGGTTTGACCTGAACAGCTACAGGGACTGTTTGGCCAAGTGGAATCGTGCCATAGAGACGATGTACAACCAGTGCATGGAGGTCGGTTACAAAAAGTGCATGTTGGTCCACTACGAGCAGCTCGTCCTCCATCCTGAGCGGTGGATGAGGACCCTGTTGAAGTTTCTCCACGTCCCATGGAACTACTCAGTGCTGCACCATGAGGAGATGATCGGGAAGGCCGGGGGAGTGTCGCTGTCAAAGTGAGTCCAGGGCACACTCTTCCTTCTCACCCCGTGTCCCCCTgatgagtttgtgtgtgtgtgtgcgtgggtgtgtgtgtacagaTGTGGGAGTGCGCATGTGTGcgtgtttgtgggtgtgtgtgcatatgtgcgtGTGTTTGTAGGAGGGTTGCGCACagatgtgtgtgcatatgtgcatgtttgtgggtgtgtgcatgtgtggatgtgggtgtgagcatgtgtggggggtgtgtgtgcatgtgagagtGCACAtatgggtgtgagtgtgtgtaggtgtgtgtgcgtgtgagagTATGTGCACATGTGGGTATGGgttgcacatgtgtgtgtgggtgtggggttACATGTGGGTGCATGTGTGGGCATGGATGTAGTTTTTTTATACATAAAGTTTAGACCTTTCTGGAACAGGGGTAGTTTGGATGCGgagttttcttttcattagttCTCTGTCAGCTTATTAGATACCCTTCTGTCCATGTAATCTCTGTGTGTTTATAGTATCATGGTCCTTTGTGTCTGTGTGCTGGATGCCAACCAGCTAACAGGCAATGAAGGGCCTTTCCTCTGACCTCAGCCTCAGAGTCCAGGTTCAGTGTTACTGGCTTGTAACTTCTGACTTCTAGGTGTGCTTGTAAGTGTCAGTTTGGCTTCTGGGTAGAGTTAGGGTAATACAGGGAATGCACCTACAGTGTCAGCGAGCACTTAGGGAATgtcaagcattttaaaattttagttatagcAATAATGAAGGCACTACGACCTTTTACAGATAAGACAAAGTCATGGAAAGGTCAGGGGGACGTGCTCATATTGAGATGCAAAGCTGTCATTCAGAATGTGCCAGATCCACTGAGCTCTGCTGTTTTCTAGCACCTTGCCACAGGCAGCGCCCTGTCATCAGGTGGTCGATCCTCTTCTGGCTGTTTCCAGGAGGCAAGAGCCGCCATGGTTGGAAAGCTTCATCCACACAGAGGTCCTTAGGGGCGAGCGCTTAGAACAGCGACTAAGCCTCTTGCTCAGTCTTGCACTCTGCCTCCTTTCCATGAAGGGGTGGCTGCAGTGGACCAGTTGGTGTGTGGCCTGAGCAGTAACTGTGTGCGGAGAATGAGGAGATGACAGTGGAAAGCACTGTTAAATTCAGGTGGTGCCTCCTTATTTAAGAGAATTtgggtaaaattttatttatttatttattttggtcttttttcatttatcaaaGTAATGTATATCCctgtaaaaaagagaaagaagtgtgCAGTGTGAGCCATTCCTTCCACTGAGCGCATCTCCTCACTTTCCCACGACTGTGACTTGTCTAGTAAGCACTGCCTTTCCATGCAGACCGACTCTGAGGAATACCTGCCTGCCGGCGCCTCACTCTCAGTTACTGGTGGTTTACACATTATCAGCCATTACCATCACAGCAACTCGAGATCATTTGTATTGattgaaagaaaattacagtCCTAGTCACTGTCACTGcactttattgttctttccagATAATAATCTGTAGTTGATTTTTAATGACCTGTATTCCTAGGTAAGTACAGCTGGGGTTCTTTCTGCCTCTGGATTCAGCCAATCATGCATCAAAAGTATTTGCAAGAAATTGCACTGAAGATGTACATACTCCCCTCGTCATCATTCCTACACATGCAGCATGACAGCTGTCTATACAGCATTGGCCCTGTTGTAGGTCTCAAAAGTGATCTAGAGGTGATGTTAGCTATAAGGGAGGATGTGAGCAGGTTGTGCAGATGCTGCTCCATTTGTGTGAGGCTCTTGAGCATCTACACAGTTTGCATCTGCAGGGTTCTGGAGTCCGTCCCCTGCTGATACCAAGGGCTGTGGTGTGCCCTGGCCGGGAGACTCTGGTGCTAGTTCTGCTTGTCAGTGCAAAGAAGCTGACAACACCTCCAGACTCTCCTAGTGGGGACTGAAGAGATATGTGAAGTTAAATCCTGGGGATAGGAAGGGAGAGACCGTTCTGCATGTGTACCTGCTGTGCTTAAGGGACACAGATGGAGGCCATCCATAGATCCTTTAAGTCAATGAATTTCATCAGGGAACAAGCCTTGGCATCTAGTCTGTTGGTTGGAGACCCAGCCGAGCTCTGGGCTTTGTCATAGAACCTTGGCCACGTTGCAGGTGTCTGTGTGAGATGTTCAGTGTTCGGCTGGGTGAGCGCTTAGTTCATGTGCACGCCTATGCTCACCACCCACACCAAGGAATAGGGAACCCCAGCAGCATCCAGGAGGCTGTGCCTACTCCTTCCTGTCAGTGCTCCTCCACCCAAAGCTGCCCCTGTGCCACCCCAGTCTCTACAGGTTGTCttgcttgtttttaaactttatttacatGCAGTTGTGCATATTTTTTGTGGTTGGCTTCTCTTATTCAGTGTTGTGTTTGAAATTCATTCATGCAGTTGTAAATAGCAGTGGTTGCTCCATTGTTATTCCTGTAAAGTGTGCCACATTTGATCTATTCTTCCATGGACAGACACTTTGAGTTGTTTCTGGTTTGGGGCCATTGAGGATAAAGTTGCCAAGAACGTACTTGTACGTTAGTTTTGTGGAACATGAGCATTCTTTTTGAgtgtatttctttcattttgagtaTATTCCAATGAGAATTATTGGATCATATTTATGTGCTTGTAGACACATACGCACGCTTGCATgcgcacgcgtgcacacacacacacacacacatactataaaatatatacttcctTAAGATTTTCTAAACTGTATTATTTGTGGGTGTTTATACTGTAATTGTCTCTCATCTTTGCCAGCACTTGaaccttttaattttaaactttctgaTAGGGTACATGtgttttttgtaaatttaaaaacaaaattaaaaaatggcatatgaacctcttttttaaataatcttaccCAGAATTCCAATGTAAAGCACAAGAGCAAACCTTTAGTTGAATCTAAATTATCCCATACTTCCTCTTTTAAGACTGAGTCCCTACTCTCGAAAAACCACGAATTCAGGGATAGGGCAGAAGCAGTTATTTCTTTAGGACCAAGTTGTAAATATTTGGTGTTCATTGTTATGTCGATTTATACCTCAGAGTCAGTCATCTTGTGTGCCTATTCCTGTGTACAAACATtgctttcttttggaaaaattgtttaaaatcagtttcttttttttttttaatttattttttagctttaggtgggcacgatatctttattttatttttatgtggtgctgaggattgaacccagtgcctcatgcatgccagatgagcacgctaccccctgagccacatccccagtccctaaaATCAGTTTCTTAATACTTGTTTTAATGTTATGTAGTATGAtagtacttaaaaatatttgggaagcctgaaggTTTGCAGATGTCACCAGGTAGCCCAGGAACCTAGGTCCTGGCTGTTGAAGACATTGATGTGGGACAGGCTCACAGCTCTGCCTGCCTTCGCTTGTCAACTGTGAAGGTTAGCCTTGCCTCCACTGGGGCTGGCATGGAGATACCCCACTGTTTCCAGTCAGGGTGGTGCCTTTTCCTTCTCTGGTCAGTTCCAGT
The sequence above is drawn from the Urocitellus parryii isolate mUroPar1 chromosome 9, mUroPar1.hap1, whole genome shotgun sequence genome and encodes:
- the Tpst1 gene encoding protein-tyrosine sulfotransferase 1, with the translated sequence MVGKLKQNLLLACLVISSVTVFYLGQHAMECHHRIEERSQPAKLESTKATVRTSLDPKANKTFAYHKDMPLIFIGGVPRSGTTLMRAMLDAHPDIRCGEETRVIPRILALKQMWSRSSKEKIRLDEAGVTDEVLDSAMQAFLLEIIVKHGEPAPYLCNKDPFALKSLTYLARLFPNAKFLLMVRDGRASVHSMISRKVTIAGFDLNSYRDCLAKWNRAIETMYNQCMEVGYKKCMLVHYEQLVLHPERWMRTLLKFLHVPWNYSVLHHEEMIGKAGGVSLSKVERSTDQVIKPVNVGALSKWVGKIPPDVLQDMAAIAPMLAKLGYDPYANPPNYGKPDPRILENTRRVYKGEFQLPDFLKEKPQTEPME